The Vigna radiata var. radiata cultivar VC1973A chromosome 6, Vradiata_ver6, whole genome shotgun sequence DNA segment ACAATCCAAGAGAAGTGTTCCCCAAAAAACGCCGACGAACAGAAAAGCTGCCGGTTTCATCTAAACCATGGCCATACCATAGAAGAATGTGGAGCATTGAAGGATGAAATAGAAAGGCTCATCCGAGCAGGACATCTCCAAAAATTTGTGAAGGGAGAAAGAGCTCAAAGAAGGAGTCCCCCTAGAGGAAGATCTTTGCGTAGAAGTCCCGGACGATCATACCAAGGGGAAGAGCATGGACGAAAATATAATCGCAGTCGTAGTCAGGACCGTGAGCGGGAACGATCGGTTCGTGGGCGTATCGATTAAAACAATACTATCATGTTTTATAGACTTTTGTTGTTTCAATTCTTTAGAGTAAACAATGTCAAACAATTTTCAATTCAGTGTTCAATTACTCGGCCATTAGGCCTTATATATTCAGTCGTTCAGCCTCACAAGCGTTCAGCCCCTTCAACCTCAACTGTTCGGCCTTCCATGGCCTCGGGTATCTAACCATTCAGTTGTTTGATGTCACAGTGCAAATGACAGGATCATAAACACAAATACAAAAGTCCGAGCAAGTGAGCCCATCACTCCCGACCATCGGGAAGTTCTCTCGTGAACTCCTATGTTTAAGTCCGAGCGAGCTCGGCCATCGGGAAATTCCCTCGTGGACTCCTATGTTTAAGTCCGAGCGAGCTCGGCCATCGGGAAGTTCCCTCGTGAACTCCTATNNNNNNNNNNNNNNNNNNNNNNNNNNNNNNNNNNNNNNNNNNNNNNNNNNNNNNNNNNNNNNNNNNNNNNNNNNNNNNNNNNNNNNNNNNNNNNNNNNNNNNNNNNNNNNNNNNNNNNNNNNNNNNNNNNNNNNNNNNNNNNNNNNNNNNNNNNNNNNNNNNNNNNNNNNNNNNNNNNNNNNNNNNNNNNNNNNNNNNNNNNNNNNNNNNNNNNNNNNNNNNNNNNNNNNNNNNNNNNNNNNNNNNNNNNNNNNNNNNNNNNNNNNNNNNNNNNNNNNNNNNNNNNNNNNNNNNNNNNNNNNNNNNNNNNNNNNNNNNNNNNNNNNNNNNNNNNNNNNNNNNNNNNNNNNNNNNNNNNNNNNNNNNNNNNNNNNNNNNNNNNNNNNNNNNNNNNNNNNNNNNNNNNNNNNNNNNNNNNNNNNNNNNNNNNNNNNNNNNNNNNNNNNNNNNNNNNNNNNNNNNNNNNNNNNNNNNNNNNNNNNNNNNNNNNNNNNNNNNNNNNNNNNNNNNNNNNNNNNNNNNNNNNNNNNNNNNNNNNNNNNNNNNNNNNNNNNNNNNNNNNNNNNNNNNNNNNNNNNNNNNNNNNNNNNNNNNNNNNNNNNNNNNNNNNNNNNNNNNNNNNNNNNNNNNNNNNNNNNNNNNNNNNNNNNNNNNNNNNNNNNNNNNNNNNNNNNNNNNNNNNNNNNNNNNNNNNNNNNNNNNNNNNNNNNNNNNNNNNNNNNNNNNNNNNNNNNNNNNNNNNNNNNNNNNNNNNNNNNNNNNNNNNNNNNNNNNNNNNNNNNNNNNNNNNNNNNNNNNNNNNNNNNNNNNNNNNNNNNNNNNNNNNNNNNNNNNNNNNNNNNNNNNNNNNNNNNNNNNNNNNNNNNNNNNNNNNNNNNNNNNNNNNNNNNNNNNNNNNNNNNNNNNNNNNNNNNNNNNNNNNNNNNNNNNNNNNNNNNNNNNNNNNNNNNNNNNNNNNNNNNNNNNNNNNNNNNNNNNNNNNNNNNNNNNNNNNNNNNNNNNNNNNNNNNNNNNNNNNNNNNNNNNNNNNNNNNNNNNNNNNNNNNNNNNNNNNNNNNNNNNNNNNNNNNNNNNNNNNNNNNNNNNNNNNNNNNNNNNNNNNNNNNNNNNNNNNNNNNNNNNNNNNNNNNNNNNNNNNNNNNNNNNNNNNNNNNNNNNNNNNNNNNNNNNNNNNNNNNNNNNNNNNNNNNNNNNNNNNNNNNNNNNNNNNNNNNNNNNNNNNNNNNNNNNNNNNNNNNNNNNNNNNNNNNNNNNNNNNNNNNNNNNNNNNNNNNNNNNNNNNNNNNNNNNNNNNNNNNNNNNNNNNNNNNNNNNNNNNNNNNNNNNNNNNNNNNNNNNNNNNNNNNNNNNNNNNNNNNNNNNNNNNNNNNNNNNNNNNNNNNNNNNNNNNNNNNNNNNNNNNNNNNNNNNNNNNNNNNNNNNNNNNNNNNNNNNNNNNNNATGTTGGGAGGATATTATATATGtacaaaaaccaaataaaaaacaaataaataagaagTATCAAGATAGTAGATAGTGTGGTGCATAAAACAAAATGGCCCAgcgaaaaacaaaataaaagcaaaacgAAGATAAGTGTGAGGATAGTAAAAAGGGCTGCACCAAGTAGAACATACAACCCAACCCAACTTCttcttcaaaacaaaaagtTCAGTTGGGTTCCAACTCCTCTTTCATCTTCGCATGCCACGGCGACAATTTATCATCAGATAATAGTAATAACgattaataaataaagacattataaattttgattaaagaGCTGTGGTCAAATTAATTCAGAGTATTCTTCCAGAAATATTTACAGATAATTTGTGGTGGAAAAAATGTTCATACATTAATTACAATTTCCTCCTCTTGTGCTTTTGTTCTCTCCCATTGTCTGACAACATTTAGTAGTGTTAGACCATAAAAGTGTTAGCGGTGGAAATGAAATGATGAAAGTACTCTTTTCTTATGATTCCTCAGCATAGAGATTTTTATCCAAACATGGTGTAGAACAAGCCTCTTATAATTGTTCCAAACACATGGTTGAAATAATTATTCTACGGTTGGTGTAAGGTAATAGAATTTACCATTATCTGGAGTTACCAGGAAACATTCTTAAATGCTTCAGAGCTGGAAAAATGCATGACCATAACCTCTAACATTTATGTCATGCCACTGACTTCATCCAACCACATAAATGTAGCTTTGAATCTGGTCTATTTCACGGTCACACTTTGCTGTATGTATCTCCATTCTCTATCATTATCATTTGACTGAGAGATTCTTCACACTGCAAACACTGAGCCCTTACTCAAAAGGACTAAGAAATTGGTTCTATGGAGAAAGGAGCAACGGTTTTTCCTTTTCCAGTAGCAGTTTCTTGTCTTTTCATTATCTTCATTTTGGCTACTTCTGTTTCAGGTAGCCTGTTTTTCAATTTCTATGCAGCTTCATGCCCAACAGCAGAACTCATTGTAAGAAACAGTGTcagttcatcttcttcttctgatCCTTCAATCCCTGGGAAGCTACTTCGCTTGGTTTTTCATGACTGCTTTGTGGAGGTTAGCTTATACTATTACTCCTTCCTAACACAAGTTCTTGAACCAAAAATTTTGGCTGTATATATTCATATTATGTTTgtaattattaagatatttatcTATCTCATTTTCTGCATCTCACTGTTGTACTTGGACTTGAGTTATCTTAGTCAGTGGTTCTGCACTTAATTTCGAGAGTTGAGTTTcttatcaattaataaaatgatttattttgttatttaaaatgaGCTGAGAAATCAGATTCCTCTTGTACTTGGACTCGGATTCTCTAAATTGAATAAGCATAAAGAGAGTAATCgcaattgttaataaaaaaatcaaatgtggTTTCTTTTGTTCTTATGCTTTCTTTGCATGATGTAAAATTCAAATGGGATTTAGCTTTTACTGATCAATCATTTCATGATATGTAGGGATGTGATGCATCTTTGATGCTGTTAGGGAATAACACGGAACAAAGTGATCCAGCAAATAGGTCTATTGGAGGATTTTCAGTAATAGAATCAGCAAAAAGAGTGCTTGAGTTCCTTTGTCCAGGAACAGTTTCTTGTGCTGACATAATTGCTTTGGCTGCAAGAGATGCCGTTGCACTCGTAAGATATCCACTTACTCTCATTGTTACATTACTTATATTATAAATCTAAATTGAGTATAAGTCTCACATGAGAAAATTCCATAAATCTATTACCTTAAGATCCAATTTATCTAAGTGGCACTGACTTGAGAACAGACTGGTGGTCCTATGATTCAAATTCCCACTGGAAGGAGAGATGGCATGGTTTCAGTTGCTTCAAATGTAAGACCCAACATTTTGGACACAAGTTTTACAATGGATCAGATGATTAACCGATTCTCCAATAAAGGGTTGTCCTTATTTGACCTTGTCATCCTTTCAGGTTCATAttcttttaagtatttttcaCGTCCTATAATATTGGCATGCTTCTCTTTCATATATAAGTATCATTCCTTTGTTTTCAGTCTCTTCCCCTACCCTTTATTCCTAGAATCTAATTGACCAAGTGTTTCATCATGATTGTGGTGAAAACTTCACAAACACACATGAGGCTAGACAATATAGGTTCTGTTAGGTAGAAAGAATTGAATTTCTGATGCCATGCAGATGGAAACCAACTCATCGCATTTATTAGAATATGTTTGGTATTTGGTACAAAGATCTCATAATACATAAAAGACCAAATTACATTGTCACCCTTTTGTTTTCTTACAATTCACATGTATGTAACAGTTAGGAGGTTTCACATACTTGTTTTATTAGGGTATTCCTTATATAGCAACTATTCCTAATGGATATTAAGATGAAAAAAGTAACATAGTTTTTTTGGATTTTGTAGGGGCTCACACCATAGGAACAGCTCATTGTAGCTCATTCAGGGATAGGTTTCAACAAGACTCGAAGGGAAAGCTCACACTGATTGACAAAAGCCTTGATAGTAGGTATGCAAATGAGCTAATGAAGGAGTGTCCCTTAAGTGCAAGCCCATCAGTGTTAGTAAATAATGATCCTGAAACTTCCATGGTTTTTGACAACCAGTACTACAGAAATCTTGTCACCAACAAGGGGTTGTTCCAATCTGACTCTGCCTTGCTAAGTGACAACAGAACAAGGAGATTGGTGGAGGACTTGGCAAAAGATCAACAGTTTTTCTTTCAAAGTTGGGGCCAGTCTTTCTTGAAACTCACTACTATTGGAGTCAAAACTGGTGATGAGGGTGAAATTAGGAGCTTCTGTGCATCAACTAATGCATGAAAAGTACATATAAAGTGCAGCAACCAAGATTCTCTATGCATAATGGAAAATAAAGTCCAGACACAGTTTTTATACCATGTAAAAAATACAGTTTATGCAGACTACTTTACTGTGTTTAATATGTATCTCTTCTTAATTCTTTCTTGCCATCTGATACATATT contains these protein-coding regions:
- the LOC106764158 gene encoding peroxidase 46, which encodes MEKGATVFPFPVAVSCLFIIFILATSVSGSLFFNFYAASCPTAELIVRNSVSSSSSSDPSIPGKLLRLVFHDCFVEGCDASLMLLGNNTEQSDPANRSIGGFSVIESAKRVLEFLCPGTVSCADIIALAARDAVALTGGPMIQIPTGRRDGMVSVASNVRPNILDTSFTMDQMINRFSNKGLSLFDLVILSGAHTIGTAHCSSFRDRFQQDSKGKLTLIDKSLDSRYANELMKECPLSASPSVLVNNDPETSMVFDNQYYRNLVTNKGLFQSDSALLSDNRTRRLVEDLAKDQQFFFQSWGQSFLKLTTIGVKTGDEGEIRSFCASTNA